A genomic region of Chitinivorax tropicus contains the following coding sequences:
- a CDS encoding cellulase family glycosylhydrolase, with protein sequence MRLNPIMQMLLMATGLSIGSISLPTHAQEHQHAETAQQPQDWQEGKTYTTGDIARYEGRTYRALATHTAHIGANWNPLATPGLWQLIDTAAPQPTPSPVNISGRHVLQSVSANKCVAVEGASTANAAKLQLRTCNSTAAQSFEISQTTSGQYRILNSNSQKSWDVSGRKTTPGAGLTQWTDNGGAHQRFQFVAQGANYTIRAAHSGLCIEAGPGHDGTQLTQAACHGGVSQQFALKPAQTPTPTPTPSGTPVERHGQLRVCSDNLHLCNERNETVQLRGMSSHGIQWYGWGKCLTAGSLDALAKDWKADLLRISMYIQEDGYETDPAGFTAQVERLIDEATKRGMYALIDWHQLSPGDPNHNLAHAKTFFSHIAKKYGGQKNIIYDVANEPNGVSWSQIREYGEKIIPVIRAIDPDALILIGTHGWGSFGVSDGRSAQDIVDDPVRYRNIMYTFHFYAGEHGETYLNALKWGAARLPVFVTEWGTQQASGDGPNDFTMAQKYLDFMAQHKISWANWNYSDDFRSGAVWKTGTCSRGDWSANTLKPAGEFVRRAIQQR encoded by the coding sequence ATGCGGCTCAATCCAATCATGCAGATGCTGTTGATGGCGACTGGCCTGAGCATTGGCAGCATCTCGCTGCCGACCCATGCTCAAGAGCATCAGCACGCCGAGACAGCTCAGCAGCCCCAGGACTGGCAAGAGGGCAAAACCTATACCACTGGCGACATTGCTCGCTATGAGGGGCGCACCTACCGGGCACTGGCCACCCATACGGCTCATATCGGTGCCAACTGGAACCCACTCGCCACACCGGGTTTGTGGCAGCTGATCGACACTGCAGCGCCACAACCCACGCCAAGCCCGGTCAATATCAGTGGCCGCCATGTGCTTCAATCGGTCAGTGCGAACAAATGCGTCGCCGTTGAAGGCGCCAGCACCGCCAACGCTGCCAAATTACAGCTACGCACCTGCAACAGCACCGCCGCACAGTCATTTGAGATCAGCCAGACGACTTCTGGCCAGTACCGCATTCTCAACAGCAATAGTCAGAAGTCTTGGGATGTCTCTGGGCGAAAAACCACGCCAGGCGCGGGCCTGACGCAGTGGACGGACAATGGCGGAGCGCATCAACGCTTTCAATTCGTGGCACAGGGTGCAAACTACACAATCCGCGCTGCGCATAGCGGCTTGTGTATTGAGGCCGGCCCAGGGCACGACGGTACACAGCTCACCCAAGCCGCTTGCCATGGCGGAGTTTCTCAGCAATTCGCGCTCAAACCGGCCCAGACACCCACCCCCACGCCGACCCCAAGTGGAACCCCAGTCGAACGCCACGGGCAACTGCGGGTATGCAGCGATAACCTTCATCTCTGCAACGAGCGGAATGAAACTGTCCAGCTGCGCGGCATGAGCTCACATGGCATCCAATGGTATGGTTGGGGTAAGTGCCTGACCGCAGGCTCGCTGGATGCCCTGGCCAAAGACTGGAAGGCCGATCTGCTGCGGATTTCGATGTACATCCAAGAAGACGGCTATGAAACCGACCCGGCAGGCTTTACTGCACAGGTCGAGCGTTTGATCGATGAGGCGACCAAGCGGGGTATGTACGCGCTGATCGACTGGCACCAACTCAGCCCCGGAGACCCCAACCACAATCTGGCTCACGCCAAGACCTTCTTCTCCCACATTGCCAAGAAATATGGCGGGCAGAAAAACATCATCTACGATGTGGCCAATGAGCCCAACGGGGTAAGCTGGTCACAGATCAGGGAATACGGCGAGAAGATCATCCCCGTCATCCGCGCGATCGACCCCGATGCCCTCATTTTGATCGGCACCCACGGCTGGGGCTCATTCGGTGTCTCGGATGGTCGCTCGGCACAGGATATCGTGGATGACCCGGTCCGGTACCGCAACATCATGTACACCTTCCACTTCTATGCGGGGGAGCATGGTGAAACATACCTGAACGCCCTGAAGTGGGGAGCAGCCCGCCTGCCGGTCTTTGTCACCGAATGGGGTACACAGCAGGCCAGCGGCGATGGGCCCAATGACTTCACCATGGCGCAGAAATACCTGGATTTCATGGCTCAACACAAAATCAGTTGGGCAAATTGGAACTACTCGGACGATTTCCGCTCCGGTGCTGTCTGGAAAACAGGCACTTGCAGTCGGGGCGATTGGTCTGCCAACACCCTCAAACCCGCAGGGGAATTTGTCCGGCGTGCTATCCAGCAGCGCTGA
- a CDS encoding TetR/AcrR family transcriptional regulator, giving the protein MSAPAKTDTKKRILDLAEELLLTRSFSAFSYQHISATLGVKNAAIHYHFPSKTDLGVALIQRYRRRFARWTAQQETLAGDPWQKLEWYFDLVVRYYDQNQRICPTGVLSAEYLVLPPEMQAETQAFMQELLAWAELILIEGQNKGYFRFKGIPRDRASTIMAALQGGLQVARVMENSTILDDIIKQIRLGLGAGGQLA; this is encoded by the coding sequence ATGTCTGCGCCAGCCAAAACCGATACCAAAAAGCGCATTCTTGATCTGGCCGAAGAGCTATTGCTGACCCGCAGCTTCTCTGCCTTCAGCTATCAGCACATCTCGGCCACGCTAGGTGTCAAGAATGCCGCCATCCATTACCACTTCCCATCCAAGACGGATCTGGGCGTGGCGCTGATCCAGCGCTATCGCCGCCGTTTTGCACGATGGACCGCCCAGCAGGAAACCCTGGCGGGTGACCCTTGGCAAAAGCTGGAGTGGTATTTCGACCTGGTGGTTCGTTACTACGATCAAAATCAGCGGATCTGTCCAACGGGCGTACTCTCGGCGGAATATCTGGTCTTGCCGCCGGAAATGCAGGCGGAAACCCAGGCATTCATGCAAGAGCTGCTGGCCTGGGCCGAGTTGATCCTGATCGAAGGCCAGAACAAGGGGTATTTTCGCTTCAAAGGCATACCACGTGATCGGGCCTCCACCATCATGGCTGCGCTACAAGGTGGCCTGCAGGTCGCACGGGTCATGGAGAACTCGACGATTCTCGACGACATCATCAAACAGATCCGGCTTGGGCTAGGTGCGGGTGGGCAGCTCGCCTAG
- a CDS encoding purine-nucleoside phosphorylase, with translation MLAALTTGCVSMNNTSGNEGRPVKAMVISMFAPESEPWVKKMNLTEEIRVPGLSPDYPVVRCNASDVCNVVTGMGHANAAATMMALIQSGKFDLSKTYFLIAGIAGIDPNQGTLGSAAWARFMVDYGIAWEIDAREMPKDWEYGYFGIFTKGPNEKPKPDYRTEVFELNTALMQKALELSKNVKLDDSNEAKAFRAKYPSAPANQPPKVIQCDTATSGTWFAGNVLGKRAQDWVKLMTDGKGTYCTTQQEDNATFEVLKRGATMGRLDINRVAVLRTGADFDRPYPGQSDVEGLVEYAAQGGFEPARWNLYHAGSPLINDIVANWSSWSAGVPR, from the coding sequence ATGCTCGCCGCGCTCACCACCGGTTGCGTCTCAATGAATAACACCAGTGGCAATGAAGGCCGACCGGTCAAGGCCATGGTGATCAGCATGTTTGCGCCGGAAAGTGAGCCTTGGGTCAAGAAGATGAATCTGACCGAGGAAATCCGCGTGCCCGGCCTGTCGCCTGATTACCCGGTTGTCCGTTGCAATGCGTCGGATGTGTGCAATGTGGTCACCGGCATGGGCCACGCCAATGCCGCTGCCACCATGATGGCGTTGATCCAGAGCGGCAAGTTCGATCTGAGCAAGACTTATTTCCTGATCGCGGGGATTGCAGGCATCGACCCGAACCAAGGCACCTTGGGCTCCGCAGCCTGGGCGCGCTTCATGGTCGATTATGGGATCGCCTGGGAAATCGACGCCCGTGAGATGCCCAAGGACTGGGAATATGGTTACTTCGGCATCTTTACCAAGGGCCCCAACGAAAAGCCCAAGCCGGATTACCGCACTGAGGTGTTTGAGCTGAATACCGCGCTGATGCAAAAGGCACTGGAGCTGTCGAAAAACGTCAAGCTGGATGACAGCAACGAAGCCAAGGCCTTCCGTGCGAAATACCCGTCTGCCCCGGCCAACCAGCCGCCGAAGGTCATCCAGTGCGACACCGCCACCAGTGGCACTTGGTTTGCAGGGAATGTATTGGGTAAACGTGCGCAGGACTGGGTCAAGCTGATGACCGACGGCAAAGGTACCTATTGCACGACCCAACAGGAAGACAACGCGACATTTGAAGTATTGAAGCGGGGTGCCACCATGGGCCGCCTCGATATCAATCGTGTTGCGGTGCTGCGTACCGGTGCGGATTTCGACCGTCCTTACCCAGGCCAATCCGATGTCGAAGGCTTGGTGGAGTACGCCGCGCAAGGTGGCTTTGAGCCAGCCCGCTGGAACCTGTACCACGCAGGAAGCCCGTTGATCAACGATATCGTCGCCAATTGGTCAAGTTGGTCGGCGGGCGTGCCGCGCTGA
- a CDS encoding purine-nucleoside phosphorylase has product MKNKSTLYKALAVSACVAAGALLTGAGSPQPGEAGGPKRPVKALIISMFEPEAKPWLDKLNLTQEYAVPGLSPDFPTVRCNKDDVCQMTTGMGHANAAASMAALVFSGRFDLSKSYFLIAGIAGIDPKQGTLGTATWSRYLVDFSIAWELDSRSIPSSWTTGYFGINTKGPGIKPPLDYKTEVFQLNEALLQKALALSKNAQLDDSDVAKAYRVKYGFAPANQPPTVVQCDTLAGDTWWHGELLGKQAEEWTKLLTDGKGTYCTTQQEDNATYEALKRGANEGLLDINRVAVLRTAANFDRPHKGQSAYESLALTDSGGFVPSTNNLYRAGWPLINDIVTNWEQWKSGVPR; this is encoded by the coding sequence ATGAAAAACAAAAGTACCCTTTACAAGGCCTTGGCCGTATCGGCGTGTGTGGCTGCCGGTGCACTGTTGACTGGCGCAGGCTCGCCCCAGCCGGGTGAGGCCGGTGGCCCCAAGCGCCCAGTCAAGGCGCTGATCATCAGCATGTTCGAGCCCGAAGCCAAGCCCTGGCTGGATAAGCTCAACCTGACGCAGGAATACGCTGTTCCCGGCCTGTCGCCGGATTTTCCGACTGTGCGCTGCAATAAAGACGATGTCTGCCAGATGACCACTGGCATGGGGCATGCGAATGCGGCGGCATCGATGGCGGCCTTGGTGTTCAGCGGGCGCTTTGATTTGTCGAAAAGCTATTTCCTGATTGCAGGTATTGCTGGCATCGATCCCAAGCAGGGTACATTGGGTACGGCAACCTGGTCACGCTATCTGGTGGATTTCAGTATCGCTTGGGAGCTGGATTCCCGCTCCATCCCCAGCAGCTGGACGACCGGCTATTTTGGCATCAACACCAAAGGCCCGGGTATCAAACCACCGCTGGATTACAAGACAGAAGTCTTCCAGCTGAACGAGGCGTTGTTGCAAAAGGCGCTGGCCTTGTCCAAGAACGCACAGCTGGACGACAGTGATGTTGCCAAAGCGTATCGAGTCAAGTACGGCTTTGCGCCAGCCAACCAGCCGCCAACCGTCGTACAGTGCGACACGCTGGCGGGTGATACTTGGTGGCATGGCGAGCTGCTGGGCAAGCAAGCTGAGGAGTGGACCAAGCTGTTGACCGATGGCAAGGGTACCTACTGCACCACACAGCAGGAAGACAACGCGACCTACGAGGCGTTGAAACGCGGTGCCAATGAGGGCCTGCTGGACATCAATCGTGTGGCAGTGTTGCGCACGGCTGCCAACTTTGATCGCCCACATAAAGGGCAATCAGCGTATGAATCGCTGGCGCTGACTGACTCTGGCGGTTTTGTTCCATCAACCAATAACCTTTATCGGGCTGGTTGGCCGCTGATCAACGATATCGTTACCAATTGGGAGCAGTGGAAGTCTGGTGTACCGCGCTAA
- a CDS encoding crotonase/enoyl-CoA hydratase family protein, with protein sequence MQLDTIKITLENHIALVELNRPDKANAMDERMWADIRQAFDWIDDEPAARVAVLAGNGKHFCSGIDLMMMMGLKARIEDPCEARSREKLRRIIVDLQDCLTALERCRKPVLAAIHGACVGGGVDLICAADMRYTTDDAYFCVKEADMGLVADVGTLQRLPRLIGEGQARELAYTCRRVSGTEAVQLGLANRSFADRDTLLQSVMSIAADIARKSPLVMRGTKQVLNYSRDHSVADGLDFVAGWNAAMLMSADIQEAIMASMQKRDGQFRD encoded by the coding sequence ATGCAGCTCGACACCATCAAGATTACGCTGGAAAACCACATCGCCCTGGTTGAATTGAACCGCCCGGACAAAGCCAATGCCATGGATGAGCGCATGTGGGCGGATATCCGTCAGGCTTTCGATTGGATCGATGACGAGCCCGCCGCCCGGGTGGCGGTTCTGGCCGGGAATGGCAAACACTTCTGCTCCGGCATCGACCTGATGATGATGATGGGGCTCAAAGCCCGTATCGAAGACCCTTGCGAAGCGCGATCACGCGAAAAGCTGCGCCGTATCATCGTTGACCTGCAAGACTGCCTGACCGCGCTTGAGCGTTGCCGCAAGCCGGTGCTGGCGGCCATCCACGGCGCCTGCGTCGGTGGCGGGGTGGATCTGATCTGCGCTGCTGACATGCGCTACACCACTGACGACGCCTATTTCTGCGTCAAAGAAGCGGATATGGGCCTGGTAGCCGACGTCGGCACCCTGCAACGCTTGCCGCGTTTGATCGGAGAGGGGCAAGCGCGCGAGCTGGCCTATACCTGCCGCCGGGTCAGCGGCACCGAAGCCGTTCAGCTGGGGCTGGCCAACCGCAGCTTTGCTGATCGTGACACCTTGTTACAGTCGGTCATGTCCATTGCAGCGGATATCGCCAGAAAATCCCCGTTGGTCATGCGTGGCACCAAGCAGGTGCTCAACTACTCGCGGGATCATTCGGTGGCGGATGGCCTGGATTTCGTCGCTGGCTGGAACGCAGCGATGCTGATGTCAGCAGATATTCAAGAGGCCATCATGGCCTCGATGCAGAAGCGGGATGGGCAGTTCCGCGATTAG
- a CDS encoding DUF4442 domain-containing protein: MATSNQMTRLVGKLDGLPSGMKPSLQSFLLGNVVPFLGTAKLRFEHISQAQVVVSIKNRRRVQNHIKGVHAAAMALLAETATGFAVGMHLPDDKLPLIKTLKVDYLKRAQGDMKAVAALREDQIIAITTLEKGEVSVPVVITDASGESPIQCEMIWAWVPKKRS, encoded by the coding sequence ATGGCAACCAGTAATCAAATGACCCGGCTTGTCGGCAAGCTGGACGGGCTGCCAAGTGGCATGAAGCCCAGCCTGCAAAGCTTTCTGCTGGGCAATGTCGTCCCTTTTCTGGGCACCGCCAAGCTCCGCTTCGAGCATATTTCACAGGCGCAGGTCGTGGTGTCGATCAAAAACCGGCGCCGGGTGCAGAATCACATCAAAGGCGTGCATGCCGCAGCCATGGCCTTATTGGCAGAAACAGCCACTGGCTTCGCAGTGGGCATGCATTTACCAGACGACAAGCTGCCTCTGATCAAAACCTTGAAGGTGGATTACCTCAAACGTGCGCAAGGCGACATGAAAGCCGTTGCCGCCTTGCGCGAAGATCAGATCATCGCCATCACCACACTGGAGAAAGGCGAAGTCAGCGTACCCGTCGTCATCACGGATGCGTCCGGCGAGTCCCCCATCCAATGTGAAATGATCTGGGCGTGGGTGCCCAAGAAACGCTCATGA